A genomic segment from Necator americanus strain Aroian chromosome III, whole genome shotgun sequence encodes:
- a CDS encoding hypothetical protein (NECATOR_CHRIII.G12105.T2), giving the protein MVDYVSLHSRDLIQCLRCNSYLADHHALATDCFIQYAEDGAQGRPQCHSLLRETFANKTEFEDWRDDMYKRFQIILRRK; this is encoded by the exons ATGGTGGACTACGTTTCATTGCACTCTCGTGATCTTATACAGTGTCTACGTTGCAATTCCTACCTTGCCGATCATCATGCATTAGCCACTGATTGTTTTATACAATATGCTGAAGATGGGGCACAAGGTCGTCCGCAATGCCATTCACTGCTTAGAGAAACTTTTGCGAACAAAACCGAGTTTGAG GACTGGCGTGACGATATGTACAAGAGATTTCAAATTATATTGCGAAGAAAATGA
- a CDS encoding hypothetical protein (NECATOR_CHRIII.G12106.T1): protein MIRRLSKRDLKKNSTDGINVLYLAHDRSGGGFLILRVKQEVKRKASSSKAIPEVPSMYSPICDEGTKVWPVTAKTITAKTVLTVWLHEQCERNGASFFKRSSYAKGSSHSLSKKDVISCSCFMNVTIADDGKVNIKGCLGHVGHDIEPALLRLDNTQEQLLRSLLEEHSMDYILRRLKRDYSAKTKMWPWISRQE from the exons ATGATACGACGTCTCTCAAAAAGAGATCTGAAGAAAAACTCGACGGACGGAATAAATGTGCTATACTTAGCTCATGACAGAAGTGGTGGAGGATTTTTGATACTACGG GTTAAGCAGGAAGTGAAGAGGAAAGCCAGCTCATCAAAAGCTATTCCTGAAGTACCTAGTATGTATAGTCCTATTTGTGATGAGGGTACAAAAGTATGGCCTGTCACTGCGAAGACAATCACAGCGAAGACGGTGCTAACG GTATGGTTGCATGAGCAGTGTGAAAGAAATGGCGCTAGTTTTTTCAAGCGATCAAGTTATGCCAAGGGCTCGTCGCACTCTCTAAG TAAAAAGGATGTCATCAGTTGCTCATGTTTTATGAACGTTACCATTGCTGATGATGGTAAAGTCAACATAAAAGGATGTTTGGGGCATGTTGGCCACGATATAGAGCCTGCGCTGCTCCGTCTTGACAATACGCAAGAACAACTTTTGAGAAGTCTTCTCGAAG AACATTCCATGGACTATATTTTGCGACGCCTCAAAAGGGACTACTCAGCGAAAACTAAGATGTG GCCCTGGATATCGCGACAAGAATGA
- a CDS encoding hypothetical protein (NECATOR_CHRIII.G12106.T2) codes for MEYLVDDTFSVTRYNIRLTALMVADKKVRGLPADDIKVLFGEIRRLVPEFNPKVFLFDEARAFFNGFKALFPDYTAFMRIPGRDEQSYGDLPNQEEFFKGRAFQSYTVINEIGLLVKMDSDESYGCMSSVKEMALVFSSDQVMPRARRTL; via the exons ATGGAGTATCTTGTAGATGATACATTCAGTGTCACCCGGTACAACATCAGGCTAACGGCCCTCATGGTGGCAGATAAGAAGGTCCGCGGACTTCCCGCAG ATGATATTAAAGTTCTCTTTGGCGAAATAAGGCGCCTTGTACCAGAATTCAATCCAAAAGTATTCCTGTTTGATGAAGCACGAGCATTTTTCAATGGATTCAAGGCACTATTTCCTGACTACACAGCTTTCATGCGGATACCAGGGAGGGACGAGCAGAGTTATGGAGATCTGCCCAATCA GGAAGAGTTTTTCAAGGGAAGGGCTTTTCAGAGTTACACCGTCATCAACGAGATCGGGCTTCTTGTGAAAATGGATTCAGATGAGTC GTATGGTTGCATGAGCAGTGTGAAAGAAATGGCGCTAGTTTTTTCAAGCGATCAAGTTATGCCAAGGGCTCGTCGCACTCTCTAA
- a CDS encoding hypothetical protein (NECATOR_CHRIII.G12106.T3) translates to MNVTIADDGKVNIKGCLGHVGHDIEPALLRLDNTQEQLLRSLLEEHSMDYILRRLKRDYSAKTKMWPWISRQE, encoded by the exons ATGAACGTTACCATTGCTGATGATGGTAAAGTCAACATAAAAGGATGTTTGGGGCATGTTGGCCACGATATAGAGCCTGCGCTGCTCCGTCTTGACAATACGCAAGAACAACTTTTGAGAAGTCTTCTCGAAG AACATTCCATGGACTATATTTTGCGACGCCTCAAAAGGGACTACTCAGCGAAAACTAAGATGTG GCCCTGGATATCGCGACAAGAATGA